One window of Microbispora sp. ZYX-F-249 genomic DNA carries:
- a CDS encoding Crp/Fnr family transcriptional regulator: MTQSAERRTWLRGSFLDLLPAVVSKELIRLGSLLAYPNRHVLIREGDPGRAVYLLIDALVKVTALAENGSRALLSIRADGDVVGEMAALTDHPRMATVTTCRRSLVCVLKGPVFTAYLARTPEAAAALSQVAIDRLRFANRRRLDFAGYEADVCLARVLVDLAVQHGRPHHEGIDIGVPVTQAELGELVGIKERTVQKAMHDLSARGLVLQRHRGVVIRDLNGLTDFADLRLQSPG, encoded by the coding sequence ATGACACAGAGCGCTGAGCGGCGCACCTGGTTACGTGGATCGTTCCTCGATCTGCTTCCGGCGGTGGTGAGTAAGGAACTCATCCGCCTCGGCTCCCTGCTGGCTTATCCGAACCGGCACGTGCTGATCCGGGAAGGCGACCCCGGGCGCGCGGTCTACCTGCTGATCGACGCGCTGGTGAAGGTTACGGCCCTCGCGGAAAACGGCTCCAGGGCGCTCCTTTCGATCCGGGCGGACGGCGACGTCGTCGGTGAGATGGCCGCGCTGACGGACCACCCCCGGATGGCCACGGTTACCACCTGCAGGCGATCTCTCGTCTGCGTGCTGAAGGGTCCTGTCTTCACCGCCTATCTCGCCCGCACCCCCGAGGCCGCCGCCGCCCTCAGCCAGGTCGCGATCGACCGGTTACGGTTCGCGAACAGGCGGCGCCTCGACTTCGCGGGCTACGAGGCCGACGTCTGCCTGGCCCGGGTCCTGGTAGATCTCGCCGTGCAGCACGGGCGGCCCCACCATGAGGGGATCGATATCGGAGTGCCGGTCACCCAGGCCGAGCTGGGCGAACTCGTCGGAATAAAGGAACGCACGGTGCAGAAGGCGATGCACGACCTGTCCGCCCGTGGTCTCGTGCTGCAACGGCACCGAGGCGTAGTCATCAGGGACCTCAACGGCCTGACCGACTTCGCCGACCTGCGGCTCCAATCACCCGGTTGA
- a CDS encoding S8 family serine peptidase produces the protein MVTSNDKPKDGSEEPRPASPRGRQASRQAPQPVEPRPRRYMVAALPQSQPAAPGAAAPALDGDTVRRLLEDDPEVRVLRRLRGTAGNPGAQAPGFPAVVVAEMTAEHVEALRRQYPQLYFERDRLLTYSDVPRPPRRRRPAPAVVPPGVESTFAFLVRDADGTPLPGASVLVTGHGWPAQTSTGADGRAVVTMVGETPESISGVTVRPRSGYWSVHIDRPALSTTRDNLIEPMRLSETFDGFPGKQVFGWGQQAMNLDRLPPTLRGAGVRIAVVDSGADLRHPDLRDRVRAGIDLVSGEPDGWSVDAAYHGSHCAAVVSGADDGHGVVGFAVEAEVHACKIFPGGRFSDLIEALDYCVEQRIDVVNLSLASRHHSPLVAAKIEQAREAGVACVVAAGNDGGPVGFPGTLPGVLTVAAVGKADAFPPGSSHEAEIRGPMTGDGYFSPRFTCHGPEIDVCAPGVAVLSAVPPDGYAALDGTSMAAPHVAGLAALVLAHHGDFRGPYSARDARRVDHLFHIIRSSCVPLNLGDLHRTGAGMPNALRALAPALAQITPEPVEADALLGQLTAEMTGAGLLVPETWGPGESGRAGQGGQPGLGAPSGMAPQPGMAPQGAYGGGTTPNGPVPGGLVARGPRGRATAAGRVPAADQGDTSGGSGTGPKRRGTPAGRPYAPGPGGGRAPDGAAGDGPTGGPRTANGTPVTGAGQAAYEQAAMAWLREEMRAAGLLGEDPAGPAE, from the coding sequence GTGGTGACCAGTAACGACAAGCCAAAGGACGGAAGCGAGGAGCCGCGCCCGGCGTCCCCGCGGGGGCGGCAGGCGTCCCGCCAGGCGCCGCAGCCGGTGGAGCCCCGGCCGCGGCGCTACATGGTGGCCGCGCTGCCCCAGTCGCAACCGGCGGCGCCGGGAGCGGCCGCGCCGGCTCTCGACGGTGACACGGTGCGCAGGCTGCTGGAGGACGACCCCGAGGTACGCGTGCTGCGCCGCCTGCGGGGGACGGCGGGGAACCCGGGGGCTCAGGCACCCGGGTTCCCCGCTGTGGTCGTGGCGGAGATGACCGCCGAGCACGTCGAGGCGCTGCGGCGGCAGTATCCGCAGCTCTACTTCGAGCGCGACCGGCTGCTCACCTACAGCGACGTGCCCCGGCCGCCGCGCAGGCGGCGGCCCGCCCCGGCGGTGGTGCCGCCCGGTGTGGAGAGCACGTTCGCCTTCCTGGTCAGGGACGCCGACGGCACGCCGCTGCCCGGCGCGAGCGTCCTGGTGACCGGGCACGGCTGGCCCGCCCAGACGTCCACCGGGGCCGACGGCCGCGCGGTGGTCACGATGGTGGGGGAGACCCCGGAGTCGATCAGCGGGGTGACGGTCCGGCCGCGCTCCGGCTACTGGAGCGTGCACATCGACCGCCCGGCCCTGTCCACGACCCGCGACAACCTGATCGAGCCGATGCGCCTGTCGGAGACCTTCGACGGTTTCCCCGGCAAGCAGGTCTTCGGCTGGGGCCAGCAGGCGATGAACCTCGACCGCCTGCCGCCCACGCTGCGCGGCGCGGGAGTCAGGATCGCCGTCGTCGACTCCGGGGCCGACCTGCGGCATCCCGACCTGCGTGACCGCGTACGTGCCGGGATCGACCTCGTGAGCGGCGAGCCGGACGGCTGGTCCGTCGACGCCGCCTACCACGGCTCCCACTGCGCGGCCGTCGTCTCCGGCGCGGACGACGGCCACGGCGTCGTCGGGTTCGCCGTCGAGGCCGAGGTGCACGCGTGCAAGATCTTCCCGGGCGGGCGGTTCAGCGACCTCATCGAGGCGCTCGACTACTGCGTCGAGCAGCGTATCGACGTGGTCAACCTGAGCCTGGCGAGCAGGCATCACTCCCCGCTCGTCGCCGCGAAGATCGAGCAGGCGCGCGAGGCGGGCGTGGCGTGCGTGGTGGCCGCCGGCAACGACGGGGGACCGGTCGGCTTCCCCGGCACCCTGCCCGGCGTGCTGACCGTCGCGGCCGTCGGCAAGGCCGACGCGTTCCCGCCCGGCAGCAGCCACGAGGCCGAGATCCGTGGGCCGATGACCGGCGACGGCTACTTCTCGCCGCGCTTCACCTGCCACGGTCCCGAGATCGACGTGTGCGCCCCGGGCGTGGCCGTCCTGTCGGCCGTGCCCCCGGACGGGTACGCCGCACTGGACGGCACCTCGATGGCCGCGCCGCACGTCGCCGGCCTGGCGGCGCTGGTGCTCGCGCACCACGGCGACTTCCGGGGTCCCTACAGCGCGCGGGACGCGCGGCGGGTCGACCACCTCTTCCACATCATCAGGTCGAGTTGCGTCCCGCTGAACCTCGGCGATCTCCACCGCACCGGCGCGGGCATGCCGAACGCGCTGCGCGCGCTCGCGCCGGCCCTCGCGCAGATCACTCCCGAGCCGGTCGAGGCGGACGCGTTGCTCGGGCAGCTCACGGCCGAGATGACCGGCGCGGGACTGCTCGTGCCGGAGACCTGGGGTCCGGGCGAGTCCGGGCGGGCGGGGCAGGGCGGTCAGCCGGGCCTGGGGGCGCCTTCCGGCATGGCGCCGCAGCCCGGCATGGCGCCGCAGGGGGCGTACGGCGGGGGCACCACGCCCAACGGGCCGGTGCCCGGCGGCCTCGTGGCGCGGGGCCCACGCGGACGGGCCACGGCGGCCGGCCGCGTCCCTGCGGCCGACCAGGGCGACACGTCCGGCGGCTCGGGGACGGGGCCCAAGCGAAGGGGAACGCCCGCGGGGCGGCCGTACGCGCCCGGCCCCGGCGGGGGCCGCGCACCGGACGGCGCGGCCGGTGACGGGCCCACCGGCGGTCCGCGCACGGCGAACGGCACTCCGGTCACGGGGGCGGGCCAGGCCGCGTACGAGCAGGCGGCGATGGCCTGGCTGAGGGAGGAGATGCGGGCCGCGGGGCTCCTCGGCGAGGACCCGGCCGGCCCGGCGGAATGA